The following DNA comes from Bacteroidales bacterium.
ATGGCTGTAATCGGAGGAAGCCTCGTTGCTCCGATATTGCCTTCTATGATAGAGCCCCTGGGTACCACCCAGGAAATGGTGGGCCTGGTCATGAGCATATATACGCTCTTTGCCCTGTTTTCCACCCCCGTACACGGTGTGTTGGCAGATCGTTTCGGAAGGAAACGGGTGCTTGTGCCTGCTGCAGTTTTGTATGGGGCCTCCGGTTTTTCCATTGCCTTTACCGATGTTTTTTATGGGGTTCTTATCCTGCGTGCATTACAGGGGATTGGGGCTGCCGGAATGATGGGCCTTGGTGTAACTTTAATCGGTGATATTTTTAAGGAGAAAGCCAGGGCTACTGCTATGGGTTACCGAAGCAGCGCCCAATCGCTGGTGAATACGGCAATTCCTATTATTTCCGGCTCCATAGCTACCATCGCATGGTTCTATCCTTTTTATATTTATATCCTGGCAATTCCGCTGGCGATATTTATCTCTCTTAGACTGGAAGATACATCCATCCCCAATCAGTCTTCCATTAAAGATTATTTTAAGACCATCTTTTTGGTAATGAAAGACAAAAAAACCCTCTGGGTATATAGCTCCAATCTCTTTGTATTCATTTTCTTATTTTGTCTTATTGTGTATGGTCCTATTCTTGTAGTAGAGGAGCTGAATCTTTCCACAATGTACACTGGTATGTTGTTATCGGTTGGATCCCTCATTGCAGCCATTACCGCTTTCCAGTCGGGCAAGCTTTATTACCGTTTCCAGAAATATCAAATCGTTGCGTTGGGCTTTCTTCTTTGTGGTACCGGCTTGTTTCTCATATCCCTAGCTCTGAGCTTTATTTATCTTATATCCTGTATTGTGATATGGGGTGTTGGTTTTGGCCTGGTATTCCCAACCCTGAACACAACGGTGACCGAATTGGTTTCCTCTCATCTGAGGGCAGGTGTTGTCTCGGGTTTTACGGCCATGACCTATAT
Coding sequences within:
- a CDS encoding MFS transporter, giving the protein MAVIGGSLVAPILPSMIEPLGTTQEMVGLVMSIYTLFALFSTPVHGVLADRFGRKRVLVPAAVLYGASGFSIAFTDVFYGVLILRALQGIGAAGMMGLGVTLIGDIFKEKARATAMGYRSSAQSLVNTAIPIISGSIATIAWFYPFYIYILAIPLAIFISLRLEDTSIPNQSSIKDYFKTIFLVMKDKKTLWVYSSNLFVFIFLFCLIVYGPILVVEELNLSTMYTGMLLSVGSLIAAITAFQSGKLYYRFQKYQIVALGFLLCGTGLFLISLALSFIYLISCIVIWGVGFGLVFPTLNTTVTELVSSHLRAGVVSGFTAMTYIGQTISPPLFGFILNFSDLGTVFFIAALLTLLPFGFTLVIRFVYRKI